The sequence TTCTCGCGGTTCCGGCCATACTTGCTCACACGGGCGATGAGCAAGTATGTGAGCGTGCATGCGGGAGGGCGTAAGGCGTTGCGGCATAGGCGGTTATGGTGTGGCTTCGCCGGAGCCGCGACACCCGTCCAGTGCTCCCAGCGGTTGCCACGCCAAGACTGCGAGACCCTGACAAGCCATGTCTTGGCTCACGGCATGGCGCGGCCCCGCCGAAGGCGGGTGGCTGCATATCTCCACAAACTCGACGTCTGAAGTGAACTTCCGCCTCCCACGCCACTCCGCGTGTGGCGCCTCAGGGCCGTGCCCTGTCCAGCGCCTCGTTGGCAAGCCGGTCGGCCGCGGCGTTCTGCTCGCGCGGGACGTGACGGACCTCCCACGAGTCAAGGCGGCCCAGCAGGCCGAGCGCCTTCTCGTGGTACGGCTGCAAGTGCGGGGCCTTGACCTTGTAGACGCCTCGGAGCTGGCAGGCGAGCAGTTCGCTGTCGAGCAGCAGCGTGAGGCGGGCGGCGCCCAGGCGCAGCGCTTCCTCGGCCGCGCGGATGACGGCCTGATACTCCGCCACGTTGTTCGTCGTGTGGCCTATCGTCTCGCTGATGCGTCGAACGGGCGCGCCGTTCTCATCGAAGATCGCGACTCCGATCGCCGCCGGCCCGGGGTTGCCGCGCGAGGCGCCATCGCACCGCGCCACCAGCGCCTTCCCCGTCGCGCCGAGCGCATCGCCGAACAACTCGCCTGTGCGCGCCGGCGGCGCGGGCGCAAGGTCGTTCAGCGCGTGGCGCACCCAGAATGTCTCCAGCTCCTGCCGCGAGAGCTCCGGGTGCTCGGCCAGCAGGCGATTGACATCGAGATACTGGCGAACGAGGCGGGCGATCTGCCGGTCACTCAGCTTGGCCAACCGCGGCTCCTTCAACCACGCAGGTAGATGGGGTTCGTGAACACCCAGGGACGCCCGTCGAGGGACGCTTCGACTCGGTAGACGCCCGGCCCGCCGTGGGCGGCCTTCAGCTCACGGCCGCGGGCGCTCGCCACCACGCGGCCATCGCGCAGGAGCCGCAAGTCGGCTGTCACGGGCGACACGACTCGGAAGCTCACTTCACGCGCCGCCTGGGTTTCCTCGCCCATGGCGATGGCCCCCTGGCCGTGCCGCCCCTCGAAGCAGAAGCCGGTGGCATCGGCCAGCAAGTCGTAGCTCACGTAACACCGCCCGCCGGCGAGCAGCCGGTGCAGAAGCTCCGTGTCCTGCTCGCTGTGTCCGGCGAACGGCTCGGGCGAGAGCACGTGGGTGCGCACGGTGCCGAACATGCGGCGGTGGGGGAAGAACTCCATGAAGTCCAGCCCCAGGCGCCGGAACGGCACCCGCTTGGCGTGATTGTCGAGCGAGCCAATGCCCACCACGCGGCGGCGCTGCCCCGCAGCGTCCCAGTGCGCCAGCACGCTTGGCTCCGGGCCGCGGATCCAGCGGTCGGGGTGCCGATAGTGGGAGAGCAGGTTCCAGAGGTGCAGGTCGCGGATCCAGTCGTGGAGGTAGGGCCAGATCTCGACGCCGTGGTAGCCGTCGAGATGCCAGTCGGTCCAGCCGGGCACGCAGGCATCGAAGAGGGGCTTGTGGACGGGCACGGGGTGGACGACGAAGGCGAGGCCGCCCTTGCGGCCCACCGCCTGGAACGCGGCCTCGATGGTCGGCGCGCCCCTCACGCCCTCGAGGTCGCTCAGGCCGAGGGCGATGGCGTGGTGTCCGCCGGCCTCCAGTTCCACGCCCACGTCGAGCAGCAGGCCGTCGCGCCAGCCGGCCAGGCCCGCGTCGCGCGCGGCCAGGGTGTCGTGATCGGTGAGCACGATGTAGTCGAGGCCCGCCTCGCGCGCGGCGTCCAGGATGTCGGGCGCGGGCGAGTGGCCGTCCGAGTAGGTCGAGTGGATGTGGAGGCAGCCCTTGTAGTCATGCATGGGGACCGGCGTCGCCCGCGGCGCGGGCCTCCTGGATCGCCTCGGCCACACGGCGCTTGCCGGCCAGGTAGAAGAAGAGGCCCGTCTGGTTGGTGATGAGGATGATCACGTGGCTGAGCGCGGCCACCTCGGCCCCCAGGTTCGCCTCTCCGGGGTGCAGCACCGTAGCGAACAGCAGGGCGAGCGCCCACTCGAACACCCCCACGCCGGCCGGCGCCACGGGCAGGCCATTGAGCACCAGCCCCAGCGGGATCAGGAAGAAGTAGTTCGGCGCGCGCGTGAGGTCCATGGCCAGCGGCTCGCCGAGCGAGCGCCCGATCAGGCAGAACGCCACCGCGGCCCCGCCGTGCGCCGCCACCGAGTAGAGCAGGAACCTCAGGAGCAGCAGCTTGCGCCCCCGGTACAGATAGACCGCCTCGTACACCCGTGCGAATACCCCTGCCACCCGTTGCGGCAGGTGGCCCAGCACCCAGTGGACCAGCCGCCGGCAGTGCGGCGACAGGAGCACGAGCAGCCCCAG comes from Planctomycetota bacterium and encodes:
- a CDS encoding ribonuclease HI family protein — its product is MAKLSDRQIARLVRQYLDVNRLLAEHPELSRQELETFWVRHALNDLAPAPPARTGELFGDALGATGKALVARCDGASRGNPGPAAIGVAIFDENGAPVRRISETIGHTTNNVAEYQAVIRAAEEALRLGAARLTLLLDSELLACQLRGVYKVKAPHLQPYHEKALGLLGRLDSWEVRHVPREQNAAADRLANEALDRARP
- a CDS encoding CehA/McbA family metallohydrolase, producing MHDYKGCLHIHSTYSDGHSPAPDILDAAREAGLDYIVLTDHDTLAARDAGLAGWRDGLLLDVGVELEAGGHHAIALGLSDLEGVRGAPTIEAAFQAVGRKGGLAFVVHPVPVHKPLFDACVPGWTDWHLDGYHGVEIWPYLHDWIRDLHLWNLLSHYRHPDRWIRGPEPSVLAHWDAAGQRRRVVGIGSLDNHAKRVPFRRLGLDFMEFFPHRRMFGTVRTHVLSPEPFAGHSEQDTELLHRLLAGGRCYVSYDLLADATGFCFEGRHGQGAIAMGEETQAAREVSFRVVSPVTADLRLLRDGRVVASARGRELKAAHGGPGVYRVEASLDGRPWVFTNPIYLRG